A window from Streptomyces sp. NBC_00335 encodes these proteins:
- a CDS encoding ABC transporter ATP-binding protein, whose translation MATTLAKAAEGTVAEQTHAARIEHVSKSFSGPAGSQLVLDDISLDVAPGEFVTILGASGCGKSTLLNLVAGLDKPSAGSIETPGGRPSLMFQEHALFPWLTAGKNIELALRLRGVPKAERRPEAERLLELVRLSGSYGKRVHELSGGMRQRVALARALAQDSQLLLMDEPFAALDAITRDVLHGELTRIWEETNLSVLFVTHNVREAVRLAQRVVLLSSRPGRVAKEWTVGIPQPRRIEDADVAELSLEITEHLRGEIRRHGQH comes from the coding sequence ATGGCCACCACGCTCGCCAAGGCTGCCGAGGGCACGGTAGCGGAGCAGACGCACGCCGCACGCATCGAGCACGTCTCGAAGTCCTTCTCCGGCCCGGCCGGATCGCAGCTCGTCCTGGACGACATCAGCCTCGATGTCGCTCCCGGCGAGTTCGTCACCATCCTGGGCGCCTCGGGGTGTGGAAAGTCCACCCTGCTCAACCTGGTCGCCGGCCTGGACAAGCCGTCCGCGGGGTCCATCGAGACCCCTGGCGGCCGTCCGTCGCTCATGTTCCAGGAGCACGCCCTCTTCCCGTGGCTCACCGCGGGCAAGAACATCGAACTCGCCCTGCGCCTGCGCGGGGTGCCCAAGGCCGAGCGCCGTCCGGAGGCCGAGCGGCTGCTGGAGCTGGTCCGGCTCTCCGGTTCGTACGGCAAGCGGGTCCACGAGCTGTCCGGCGGCATGCGCCAGCGCGTGGCCCTGGCCCGGGCGCTCGCCCAGGACAGCCAGCTGCTGCTGATGGACGAGCCGTTCGCGGCGCTCGACGCCATCACCCGCGACGTGCTGCACGGCGAGCTCACCCGCATCTGGGAAGAGACGAACCTGTCCGTCCTGTTCGTCACGCACAACGTCCGCGAGGCCGTACGGCTCGCGCAGCGCGTGGTCCTGTTGTCCTCGCGACCCGGCCGGGTCGCCAAGGAGTGGACCGTGGGCATCCCGCAGCCGCGCCGCATCGAGGACGCGGACGTCGCGGAGCTGTCCCTTGAGATCACTGAACACCTGCGTGGGGAGATCCGCCGCCATGGCCAGCACTGA